In one Epinephelus moara isolate mb chromosome 6, YSFRI_EMoa_1.0, whole genome shotgun sequence genomic region, the following are encoded:
- the pafah1b3 gene encoding platelet-activating factor acetylhydrolase IB subunit gamma, which translates to MSAEDPNPAATPTPCEDTQGDGRWMSMHNRFVSDSKDKEPDVLFVGDSLVQLMHQFAIWRQLFSPLHALNFGVGGDATQHVLWRLCNGELDNISPKVVVLWVGTNNHGHTAEQVCGGIMAIVQVIKNKIPNAKTLILGILPRGKLPNPLREKNAKVNKLVEEAVSSLPHASFLNVDPGFVHSNGSISHQDMYDYLHLTTKGYQVVCELLHAHLKSMLDKPAEN; encoded by the exons ATGAGTGCAGAAGACCCAAACCCCGCCGCCACACCCACTCCCTGTGAAGACACCCAGGGAGATGGACGATGGATGTCTATG CACAACCGCTTTGTGTCTGACAGCAAAGACAAAGAGCCTGATGTCCTGTTTGTTGGAGACTCTCTTGTTCAGCTCATGCACCAGTTTGCG ATATGGAGGCAGCTGTTCTCTCCTCTCCATGCCCTCAATTTTGGGGTGGGTGGCGATGCAACACAACATGTGCTGTGGAGACTGTGCAATGGTGAACTGGATAACATCAGCCCAAAG gttGTAGTGCTGTGGGTAGGCACTAACAACCATGGTCACACCGCTGAACAGGTCTGTGGAGGCATCATGGCTATTGTCCAAGTCATCAAGAACAAGATCCCCAATGCCAAGACGCTCATACtt GGTATACTGCCCAGAGGTAAACTGCCAAACCCTCTGCGGGAGAAGAATGCCAAGGTGAACAAGCTGGTCGAGGAGGCTGTATCGTCCCTCCCCCATGCATCTTTCCTCAACGTAGACCCAGGCTTCGTCCACTCCAATGGTAGCATCTCCCATCAGGACATGTACGATTACCTTCACCTGACTACTAAGGGCTACCAGGTTGTGTGCGAACTCCTGCACGCCCATCTGAAGTCCATGCTAGATAAACCTGCCGAGAACTGA